A window from Micromonospora terminaliae encodes these proteins:
- a CDS encoding DUF2267 domain-containing protein: MHYLTFVGRVARRTGTSQELAAELTRATLATLTDRLTGGEVLDLAAQMPKPLQGLLKPDPRAEAADRFGAAEFVSRVSVRAGVDEATARNGVRAVFCTLREAITSGEFQDVVVQLPRDFRDMVEPALAPGATRR; this comes from the coding sequence ATGCACTACCTCACCTTCGTCGGCCGGGTGGCGCGGCGTACCGGGACGTCGCAGGAGTTGGCGGCGGAGCTGACGCGGGCCACGCTGGCGACCCTCACCGACCGCTTGACCGGCGGCGAGGTGCTGGATCTCGCCGCGCAGATGCCGAAGCCCCTTCAGGGGTTGCTGAAGCCGGATCCCCGGGCCGAGGCGGCGGACCGCTTCGGGGCGGCCGAGTTCGTCTCCCGGGTGTCCGTGCGGGCCGGCGTCGACGAGGCGACCGCCCGCAACGGGGTGCGGGCCGTCTTCTGCACCCTGCGCGAGGCGATCACCAGTGGGGAGTTCCAGGACGTGGTGGTCCAGCTGCCCCGCGACTTCCGGGACATGGTGGAGCCCGCCCTGGCGCCCGGCGCGACCCGCCGCTGA
- a CDS encoding CaiB/BaiF CoA transferase family protein has product MDNGPLTGVRVIELAGIGPGPFAAMMLADLGADVVRVDRTGGGGFGDIPGDLLNRNRRSLAVDLKTPEGREVVLALAAGADALVEGFRPGVTERLGLGPADCHTVNPKLVYGRMTGWGQDGPLAHTAGHDIDYLALTGALHGVGRAGERPVPPMNLLGDFGGGGMMLALGVVAALYAVRAGAPGQVVDAAIVDGVSVLATQIHALRRAGMWQDPRGVNLLDGGAPFYDTYECADGRHLAVGALEPRFYDELVRLTGFPLDGDEAPDRHDPANWPALRAAWARLFRTRTRDEWAALLAGSDACVAPVLDWAEAPEHPHLAARDVFVAPDGVVQPAPAPRFSATPTSVRRPPPRPGEHTDELLAEAGLDAGRIAALRAAGTVA; this is encoded by the coding sequence ATGGACAACGGGCCGCTGACCGGCGTACGGGTGATCGAGCTGGCCGGCATCGGGCCTGGGCCGTTCGCCGCCATGATGCTCGCCGACCTCGGCGCGGACGTGGTGCGGGTGGACCGGACCGGCGGCGGGGGCTTCGGCGACATCCCGGGCGACCTGCTCAACCGCAACCGCCGGTCGCTCGCCGTCGACCTCAAGACCCCGGAGGGGCGCGAGGTGGTGCTGGCCTTGGCCGCCGGGGCGGACGCGCTCGTCGAGGGCTTCCGGCCCGGCGTCACCGAGCGGCTCGGCCTCGGCCCGGCCGACTGCCACACCGTCAACCCCAAACTGGTGTACGGGCGGATGACCGGCTGGGGGCAGGACGGCCCGCTCGCCCACACCGCCGGCCACGACATCGACTACCTGGCGCTGACCGGCGCGCTGCACGGCGTCGGCCGGGCCGGCGAGCGCCCGGTGCCGCCCATGAACCTCCTCGGCGACTTCGGCGGCGGCGGGATGATGCTGGCCCTGGGGGTCGTCGCGGCGCTGTACGCGGTCCGCGCCGGCGCCCCCGGCCAGGTGGTCGACGCGGCCATCGTGGACGGCGTGTCGGTGCTGGCCACCCAGATCCACGCGCTGCGCCGGGCCGGCATGTGGCAGGACCCGCGCGGGGTGAACCTGCTCGACGGCGGTGCGCCCTTCTACGACACGTACGAGTGCGCCGACGGGCGGCACCTCGCGGTGGGCGCGCTGGAGCCGCGGTTCTACGACGAGCTGGTCCGGCTCACCGGCTTCCCGCTCGACGGGGACGAGGCCCCCGACCGGCACGACCCGGCGAACTGGCCGGCGCTGCGGGCCGCCTGGGCCCGGCTGTTCCGCACCCGCACCCGGGACGAGTGGGCCGCGCTGCTGGCCGGCTCGGACGCCTGCGTGGCGCCCGTGCTCGACTGGGCCGAGGCCCCGGAGCACCCGCACCTGGCCGCCCGGGACGTGTTCGTCGCGCCCGACGGGGTCGTCCAGCCGGCCCCCGCGCCGCGCTTCTCGGCGACCCCCACGTCGGTCCGCCGGCCGCCGCCGCGCCCCGGCGAGCACACCGACGAGCTGCTGGCCGAGGCCGGTCTCGACGCGGGACGGATCGCGGCCCTGCGCGCCGCGGGCACGGTGGCCTGA
- a CDS encoding DUF2795 domain-containing protein, which translates to MASYTDVLEYLSALDYPAGKDDVIQEAEREGAPPEVLKALRALPPVDYANGTEVARSAGIDAAPEVGPSQRAAQARDRHLRVSQHLRGI; encoded by the coding sequence ATGGCGAGTTACACGGACGTCCTCGAGTACCTGTCCGCGCTGGACTATCCGGCCGGCAAGGACGACGTCATCCAGGAGGCCGAACGGGAGGGCGCGCCGCCGGAGGTCTTGAAGGCGCTGCGGGCGCTGCCGCCGGTGGACTACGCCAACGGCACCGAGGTGGCCCGCTCGGCCGGTATCGACGCCGCCCCCGAGGTGGGCCCGTCGCAGCGCGCCGCGCAGGCCCGGGACCGGCACCTGCGGGTCTCGCAGCACCTCCGCGGCATCTGA
- a CDS encoding DUF1345 domain-containing protein: protein MPRWTAGRVHGHVPAALQLVVMALVGGVAAGATVVMLRPALAPLVGWDAAALSWLALQWGRLSRLDAERTARLAKLEDPNRATRDALLLAACVASLLAVGMVLTTTHNLEPGLLRDLYGALGVLSIVVAWFVVHTVYTTRYARLYYSGEPGGINFHQDEPPRFSDFAYVGFTVGATFQVSDTDLCSSEMRRTALRHLLLSYLFGAVIIAATVNLLASLAQ, encoded by the coding sequence GTGCCGCGTTGGACGGCCGGCCGGGTCCACGGACACGTGCCGGCGGCGCTCCAGCTCGTGGTGATGGCGCTGGTCGGCGGCGTCGCCGCCGGTGCCACCGTCGTCATGCTCAGGCCGGCCCTCGCCCCGCTGGTCGGGTGGGACGCGGCCGCGCTGAGCTGGCTGGCACTGCAGTGGGGACGGCTGTCCCGGCTGGACGCCGAGCGGACCGCACGGTTGGCGAAGCTGGAGGACCCCAACCGGGCCACCCGGGACGCCCTGCTGCTGGCCGCCTGCGTGGCCAGCCTGCTCGCGGTCGGCATGGTGCTGACCACCACGCACAACCTTGAGCCCGGACTGCTCCGGGACCTCTACGGCGCCCTCGGCGTGCTGAGCATCGTGGTCGCCTGGTTCGTGGTGCACACCGTCTACACCACGCGGTACGCCCGGCTCTACTACTCCGGGGAACCGGGCGGGATCAACTTCCATCAGGACGAGCCGCCGCGCTTCTCCGACTTCGCGTACGTGGGCTTCACGGTCGGCGCGACCTTCCAGGTCTCCGACACCGACCTGTGCAGCTCGGAGATGCGCCGCACCGCGCTGCGGCACCTGCTGCTGTCGTACCTGTTCGGTGCGGTCATCATCGCCGCCACGGTGAACCTGCTCGCCAGCCTCGCCCAGTGA